One Nocardia sp. BMG111209 DNA segment encodes these proteins:
- a CDS encoding winged helix DNA-binding domain-containing protein translates to MRSMTVAERRARLAVRHRLAAAARIDDAAEISRSMVALHATDPATVYLSVSARSRSLTPADVERALYEDRSLLRLLAMRRTMFVAPVETVPVLQAAVADALALKQRRTYGGYIAQAIEGDVAGWLHEVAEETHAELLRRGAATGAQLSAAVPRLRLQVDTAPGKSYSKPTNITTWVLLILGVEGRIVRGRPKGSWTSSQYTWAPIETWLPEGMSPPPVEHARAELARNWLRAFGPAPVADLKWWSGWSLGEVRKALARLDIAEVDLDGVAAVALADDLEPTPAPEPWAALLPALDPTPMGWQSRQWFLGPHERELFDTNGNVGPTIWWDGRVVGGWAQRADGEITWEFLEDVGADARAAVAAEAQRVTEWFGSVRAIPRFRTPLERKLTVRE, encoded by the coding sequence ATGCGTTCGATGACGGTGGCGGAGCGGCGGGCACGACTGGCGGTACGGCACCGCCTGGCGGCCGCGGCGCGGATCGATGATGCGGCGGAGATCTCCCGCTCGATGGTGGCGCTGCACGCCACCGACCCGGCGACGGTGTACCTCTCGGTGAGCGCGCGCAGCCGGAGCCTCACCCCGGCCGATGTGGAGCGCGCGCTCTACGAGGACCGCTCGCTGCTGCGGCTGCTGGCGATGCGGCGCACGATGTTCGTCGCACCGGTCGAGACGGTGCCGGTCCTGCAGGCGGCGGTGGCCGACGCGCTCGCGCTCAAACAGCGCCGCACCTACGGCGGTTACATCGCGCAGGCGATCGAGGGTGATGTGGCCGGCTGGCTGCACGAGGTCGCCGAGGAGACGCACGCGGAGTTGCTGCGCCGCGGCGCGGCCACCGGAGCCCAGCTGAGCGCCGCCGTGCCGCGCCTGCGCCTGCAGGTGGACACCGCGCCGGGCAAGAGTTATTCGAAGCCCACCAACATCACCACGTGGGTACTGCTCATCCTCGGGGTCGAGGGCCGCATCGTGCGCGGCCGCCCGAAGGGCAGCTGGACCTCGAGTCAGTACACCTGGGCGCCGATCGAAACCTGGCTGCCCGAGGGGATGTCGCCGCCCCCGGTCGAACACGCGCGCGCCGAACTGGCCCGGAACTGGTTGCGCGCCTTCGGCCCGGCCCCGGTCGCCGATCTGAAGTGGTGGTCCGGCTGGAGTCTGGGCGAGGTCCGAAAGGCGCTGGCGCGCTTGGATATCGCCGAGGTCGATCTGGACGGCGTGGCCGCGGTGGCGCTGGCCGACGATCTGGAACCCACCCCCGCGCCGGAACCGTGGGCGGCGCTGCTGCCGGCGCTGGATCCGACCCCGATGGGCTGGCAGTCCCGGCAGTGGTTCCTCGGCCCGCACGAACGAGAACTGTTCGACACCAACGGCAATGTCGGCCCGACGATCTGGTGGGACGGCCGGGTGGTCGGCGGCTGGGCACAGCGCGCCGACGGCGAGATCACCTGGGAGTTCCTGGAGGACGTCGGCGCCGACGCGCGAGCGGCGGTCGCGGCCGAGGCGCAGCGGGTCACCGAATGGTTCGGATCCGTGCGTGCGATACCGCGCTTCCGGACCCCGCTGGAGCGGAAACTCACCGTGCGCGAATGA
- a CDS encoding tellurite resistance TerB family protein: protein MPAEVSGTDPDITPAQAADLMQDNSFRDAVLGVCALVSSADRAGDPDERSRVAERIGTAPVLHHFPPLELRNLFEDNWHRLVLDPAFGRAYVFQEVAKATAEPRAARAAVRVGLQIAAPGGGVGARGEAVLRECCRVLRLTPAECGL from the coding sequence ATGCCAGCAGAGGTTTCCGGTACCGATCCGGACATAACACCTGCACAGGCCGCAGACCTGATGCAGGACAACTCGTTTCGCGATGCGGTGCTGGGCGTGTGCGCGCTGGTGAGCAGCGCCGACCGGGCCGGCGATCCGGACGAGCGCAGCCGGGTGGCCGAGCGGATCGGCACCGCCCCTGTGCTGCACCACTTTCCGCCACTCGAACTGCGAAACCTGTTCGAGGACAACTGGCATCGCCTCGTCCTCGACCCGGCATTCGGCCGCGCCTACGTGTTCCAGGAGGTCGCCAAGGCCACCGCCGAACCGCGGGCGGCCCGGGCCGCGGTCCGGGTCGGCCTCCAGATCGCCGCCCCCGGCGGTGGCGTCGGGGCCCGCGGCGAGGCGGTGCTGCGGGAGTGCTGCCGCGTGTTGCGGCTCACCCCCGCCGAATGCGGGCTGTAG
- the nadC gene encoding carboxylating nicotinate-nucleotide diphosphorylase — protein sequence MALDEELNRDEVSALIRTALDEDLRYGPDITTAATVPAEATVKAAVVSRQPGTVAGLDVGLLVLDEVIGADGYQVLERVPDGTRVRPGDAVLTLSAPTRGLLTAERTMLNLVCHLSGIATATAAWVDAVAGTECKVRDSRKTLPGLRALQKYAVRVGGGVNHRMGLGDAALIKDNHVAAAGSVVAALRAVRAVAPDLPCEVEVDSLDQLDEVLGEDVELVLLDNFPLWATQAAVQRRNTRAPRTKLESSGGLTLDVAANYARTGVDYFAVGALTHSVRVLDLGLDM from the coding sequence GGCTCTGGACGAGGAATTGAACCGGGACGAGGTGTCGGCGCTGATCCGCACGGCCCTCGACGAGGATCTCCGCTACGGACCCGACATCACCACGGCGGCAACGGTTCCCGCCGAGGCGACGGTCAAGGCGGCGGTGGTGTCGCGGCAGCCGGGCACGGTGGCGGGCCTGGACGTGGGGCTGCTGGTGCTCGACGAGGTGATCGGGGCGGACGGATACCAGGTGCTGGAACGGGTGCCGGACGGGACGCGGGTGCGGCCCGGTGACGCCGTGCTGACCCTGTCGGCGCCCACCCGGGGGCTGCTGACCGCCGAGCGCACCATGCTGAATCTGGTGTGCCATCTGTCCGGTATCGCCACCGCCACCGCCGCCTGGGTGGACGCCGTGGCGGGTACCGAGTGCAAGGTGCGCGACAGCCGTAAGACGCTGCCGGGGCTGCGGGCGTTGCAGAAGTACGCGGTGCGGGTGGGCGGCGGCGTCAATCACCGGATGGGGCTCGGTGACGCGGCGCTGATCAAGGACAACCACGTGGCGGCCGCCGGGTCGGTGGTGGCGGCGTTGCGCGCGGTGCGGGCGGTCGCGCCGGACCTGCCCTGCGAGGTGGAGGTCGACAGCCTCGACCAACTCGACGAGGTCCTCGGCGAGGACGTGGAACTGGTGCTGCTGGACAACTTTCCGCTGTGGGCCACCCAGGCGGCGGTGCAGCGCCGCAACACCCGGGCGCCGCGCACGAAGCTGGAATCCTCCGGCGGGCTGACGCTCGACGTGGCCGCGAACTACGCCCGCACCGGGGTCGACTATTTCGCGGTGGGTGCGCTCACCCATTCGGTGCGGGTGCTGGATCTCGGCCTGGACATGTAG